A single window of Nocardioides kongjuensis DNA harbors:
- a CDS encoding TIGR02453 family protein translates to MDFTGFPVAALDFYDDLEVDNTKSFWEAHKAVYTDSVKAPMVALTDALAQEFGAAKVFRPYRDVRFAKDKTPYKTHQGAFVGVGPASGWYVEVAAPGVRVGGGIYEASGAHLARMREAMAEEKTGRLLQRILRDLERGGFEVTGQRLKTVPRGYDKEHPRIELLKMKTVLGMRSYGFEPFVHTAELLDRVREDWRRLRPLVTWVADAIAE, encoded by the coding sequence GTGGACTTCACCGGCTTTCCCGTCGCTGCCCTCGACTTCTACGACGACCTCGAGGTCGACAACACCAAGTCCTTCTGGGAGGCCCACAAGGCCGTCTACACCGACAGCGTGAAGGCGCCGATGGTCGCGCTGACGGACGCACTCGCCCAGGAGTTCGGCGCCGCGAAGGTGTTCCGGCCCTACCGCGACGTCCGGTTCGCGAAGGACAAGACGCCCTACAAGACGCACCAGGGCGCCTTCGTCGGCGTCGGTCCCGCCTCCGGGTGGTACGTCGAGGTCGCGGCCCCCGGCGTCCGCGTCGGCGGTGGGATCTACGAGGCCTCGGGCGCGCACCTGGCTCGGATGCGCGAGGCGATGGCCGAGGAGAAGACCGGCAGGCTGCTGCAGCGGATCCTGCGCGACCTCGAGCGCGGCGGGTTCGAGGTCACCGGGCAGCGGCTCAAGACGGTGCCGCGGGGCTACGACAAGGAGCACCCGCGCATCGAGCTGCTCAAGATGAAGACCGTGCTCGGGATGCGGTCCTACGGCTTCGAGCCGTTCGTGCACACCGCCGAGCTGCTCGACCGCGTGCGCGAGGACTGGCGCCGGCTGCGCCCCCTCGTCACCTGGGTCGCCGACGCGATCGCCGAGTAG